Proteins from a single region of Apium graveolens cultivar Ventura chromosome 7, ASM990537v1, whole genome shotgun sequence:
- the LOC141673293 gene encoding uncharacterized protein LOC141673293 produces the protein MTELLILSASLNPRDDYRSFNIKNICKLAEKFYPEDFLGDEKIHLQCELQHYGLDVPVHPDLKNLSTLGDLCHGLVTTGNADMYPLVDRLLSLVLTLSASTATSERTFSAMKIVKTSLRNRMEDEFLRDYLIVYIEKEIAETISAEEIIDSFYLIKERRAHLK, from the coding sequence ATGACGGAGCTTCTCATTTTAAGTGCATCACTAAATCCTAGGGATGATTACAGGTCTTTCAACATAAAGAACATTTGCAAGTTAGCTGAAAAGTTTTATCCAGAAGATTTTTTGGGAGATGAAAAAATCCATCTACAGTGTGAACTACAACATTATGGTTTAGATGTTCCGGTTCATCCAGATTTGAAGAATCTGTCTACTCTTGGTGATTTATGTCATGGATTGGTAACCACAGGGAATGCTGACATGTATCCATTAGTTGATAGACTATTAAGCCTTGTCTTGACTCTTTCGGCATCTACTGCAACATCTGAACGAACTTTTTCTGCTATGAAAATTGTGAAAACAAGTCTTCGCAATCGAATGGAAGATGAATTTCTTAGGGATTATTTGATAGTGTATATTGAAAAGGAGATTGCGGAGACCATTTCTGCCGAGGAGATCattgattctttttatttgaTCAAAGAGAGGCGTGCACATCTCAAATAA